In a single window of the Arthrobacter sp. StoSoilA2 genome:
- a CDS encoding ABC transporter permease, whose translation MIKFIAKRLGSGLVVLFVVSALTFILLYTSSGSIAQNILGDQATPEQVAMKEQELGLDQPLATRYFAWLGDALSGNLGASWFTSEPVANSLATRIPVTMTMVFAAMILIAICAALIGVAAAVKRGWVDRAVQVGAIIGDSIPGYVIGVFLVTILAIQLGLFPATSTISPEVGPEAWVYSMTLPVIALLINGVTGGAQQIRSAVIKQLERDYVRTLRSRGIGEREILFKHVLRSAAPAGLTVLSLQLIGMLGGVVIIEQIFALPGMGPLAVTATGQSDLPVVMGVVMYTVVVVIVVNLLVDILNGWLNPKVRVS comes from the coding sequence ATGATCAAGTTCATTGCGAAAAGGCTGGGCAGCGGTCTGGTGGTGTTGTTCGTAGTCTCGGCGCTCACCTTCATCCTGCTGTACACCTCCAGCGGAAGCATCGCCCAAAATATCCTGGGTGACCAAGCCACACCTGAACAGGTGGCCATGAAGGAACAGGAGCTCGGTCTCGACCAGCCACTTGCAACGCGCTATTTCGCCTGGTTGGGCGATGCCTTGAGCGGAAACCTTGGAGCCTCCTGGTTCACCTCGGAGCCGGTGGCCAACTCCCTGGCCACCCGGATCCCGGTAACCATGACCATGGTTTTCGCCGCAATGATCCTGATCGCCATCTGCGCAGCCCTGATCGGCGTTGCTGCAGCGGTGAAGCGCGGCTGGGTGGACAGGGCAGTCCAGGTTGGCGCCATCATCGGCGACTCCATCCCCGGATACGTGATCGGCGTGTTCCTTGTGACCATCCTTGCCATCCAGCTGGGCCTCTTCCCGGCTACCAGCACTATCTCTCCCGAGGTGGGACCCGAGGCCTGGGTGTACTCGATGACCCTTCCGGTCATCGCCCTGCTCATCAATGGAGTGACCGGCGGGGCACAGCAAATCCGCAGTGCCGTGATCAAGCAGCTCGAGCGTGACTACGTGCGGACTTTGCGCAGCCGGGGCATTGGAGAACGTGAAATCCTGTTCAAGCACGTGCTCCGTAGCGCCGCTCCGGCAGGCCTCACAGTATTGAGCCTGCAACTCATCGGCATGCTGGGAGGCGTGGTGATCATCGAGCAGATCTTCGCCCTTCCAGGAATGGGTCCCCTCGCAGTTACCGCAACAGGCCAGTCCGATCTTCCTGTTGTCATGGGAGTGGTGATGTACACCGTGGTGGTGGTCATCGTGGTGAACCTCCTGGTGGACATTCTCAATGGTTGGCTCAACCCGAAAGTACGTGTGTCATGA